A stretch of bacterium DNA encodes these proteins:
- the umuD gene encoding translesion error-prone DNA polymerase V autoproteolytic subunit codes for MKTKTVTSRKRRPGAGRKTGSTKYGEPTHVIRLPESLHRQALALLAARTAPQIGENIVEITGPAPNAPKSERPLFLSQVAAGFPSPADDHIEQRLDLNEYMIQHDAATYFVRVKGDSMIDAGIRDNDVLVVDRSVTARVGCIVVAVVNGELTVKTLGRSKSGQPRLVPANANYTAIEIKDGMSFEVWGVVTGSVRKFK; via the coding sequence ATGAAGACCAAAACCGTAACATCCCGTAAGCGGAGACCGGGCGCCGGGCGTAAAACAGGCTCAACGAAATATGGGGAACCGACCCATGTGATTCGGCTGCCAGAATCGCTCCACAGGCAGGCGTTGGCGCTCCTGGCTGCCCGCACTGCTCCCCAGATTGGCGAAAATATTGTGGAGATCACCGGGCCAGCACCCAATGCCCCGAAGTCTGAACGGCCATTATTCTTGTCCCAGGTAGCGGCCGGCTTCCCGTCTCCTGCTGACGACCACATTGAGCAGAGGCTGGACCTCAATGAATATATGATTCAGCATGACGCCGCGACCTACTTTGTGCGCGTCAAGGGTGATTCCATGATTGATGCCGGTATCAGGGATAATGATGTACTGGTGGTCGACCGTTCCGTCACTGCCCGTGTGGGCTGTATTGTGGTGGCAGTTGTGAATGGCGAATTGACCGTCAAAACGTTGGGCCGGAGTAAGTCCGGACAACCTCGACTAGTCCCAGCCAACGCCAACTACACTGCTATTGAGATCAAGGATGGCATGAGTTTTGAAGTTTGGGGTGTGGTAACGGGCTCGGTCAGGAAATTCAAATGA
- a CDS encoding polyhydroxyalkanoic acid system family protein — MPKLNITIPHSLTQAEAASRIRRLLNDMKVEHSEQITDLKEEWDNHTGKFACSVMGFRVSGMLAIEPSKVIITGSLPLAAMLFKGKLKSMIKGHAAELLA, encoded by the coding sequence ATGCCGAAACTCAACATCACCATCCCTCACAGCCTTACTCAGGCTGAAGCCGCATCGCGTATCCGCCGCCTGCTCAACGACATGAAGGTAGAACACAGCGAACAAATCACCGATCTCAAGGAGGAGTGGGACAACCACACGGGGAAATTCGCCTGCTCCGTTATGGGTTTCCGGGTTTCCGGTATGCTGGCAATAGAGCCCTCGAAGGTAATTATTACCGGCAGTCTTCCGCTTGCCGCCATGCTCTTCAAGGGTAAGCTCAAATCAATGATCAAGGGGCACGCAGCAGAACTGCTCGCTTGA
- a CDS encoding Y-family DNA polymerase — MQMSSRVIALVDCNNFYVSCERVFNPKLANRPVVVLSNNDGCAVARSNEVKALGVKMGTPWFKLKDLARQEGIVACSSNYALYADMSNRVMSILAQYSPFQEVYSIDECFLDLTGGPGGDLQQYGQDIRERVRQWTGLPVCVGIASTKTLAKLANHIAKKNPQFSGVCDLNAMTTEERENWFSRLEVGEVWGIGRRLAPKLAELGIHTVLELMRANSSMLRSRFSVMMEKTHRELNGMVCIEMEEISPPKKQIVSSRSFGVTVSDLQSLEESVSLYVARAAEKLRRQKSYTGSVMVFIHTSPFNPKVPYYGNSITVSLPTPTDDTMQIAKAAMWGLKRIYRAGFRYQKAGVMLSEIVPPCSVQTDLFAGRTDGRSKIVMGLLDGINRRLGPGTLHSARQGFAQPWRMKQEHKSPGYTTCWDELPEAVA, encoded by the coding sequence ATTCAAATGAGCTCGCGTGTCATAGCGCTGGTGGATTGCAATAATTTCTACGTCAGTTGCGAGCGTGTGTTTAATCCCAAACTCGCCAACCGGCCAGTAGTGGTATTGTCCAACAATGATGGTTGTGCGGTGGCCCGCTCGAATGAGGTCAAAGCACTTGGCGTTAAAATGGGAACCCCTTGGTTCAAACTGAAAGATCTGGCGCGCCAAGAGGGGATCGTGGCCTGCTCATCCAATTACGCCCTGTATGCCGACATGAGCAATCGCGTGATGTCCATTCTGGCTCAGTACAGTCCGTTTCAGGAGGTGTACTCGATTGATGAGTGCTTTCTGGATCTCACAGGCGGTCCTGGCGGGGATCTACAGCAATATGGGCAGGACATCAGGGAACGGGTACGGCAATGGACGGGATTACCTGTGTGTGTTGGCATCGCCTCAACGAAGACACTGGCCAAACTGGCGAACCATATCGCTAAGAAGAATCCGCAGTTCAGCGGGGTCTGTGATCTTAACGCCATGACGACCGAGGAACGTGAGAACTGGTTCAGCAGGCTAGAGGTGGGGGAAGTCTGGGGGATAGGCAGACGGCTGGCGCCCAAATTGGCTGAACTGGGGATCCATACGGTACTGGAACTTATGCGGGCGAATTCCTCGATGTTACGCTCGCGTTTCTCTGTGATGATGGAGAAGACTCATAGGGAGTTGAATGGCATGGTATGTATTGAGATGGAAGAGATCAGCCCGCCCAAGAAGCAGATCGTGAGTTCGCGCTCGTTCGGGGTAACGGTTTCCGATCTGCAGAGTCTGGAAGAGTCTGTGTCGCTATATGTTGCCCGGGCCGCAGAAAAGTTACGGCGCCAGAAGTCGTATACTGGTTCCGTGATGGTTTTCATTCATACGAGTCCATTCAATCCCAAGGTACCCTATTACGGCAACAGCATCACAGTTTCGTTACCTACTCCCACGGACGACACCATGCAAATCGCTAAGGCTGCGATGTGGGGGTTGAAACGCATCTACCGCGCGGGGTTCCGCTATCAGAAGGCGGGCGTGATGTTGTCGGAGATTGTACCGCCATGTTCGGTGCAGACCGATTTATTTGCCGGGCGGACGGATGGCAGGAGCAAGATCGTGATGGGGTTACTGGACGGGATAAACCGCCGGTTGGGGCCCGGCACTTTGCATTCAGCGCGGCAGGGGTTTGCGCAACCCTGGCGGATGAAGCAGGAGCACAAGAGCCCCGGCTACACTACCTGTTGGGATGAATTGCCTGAGGCGGTGGCTTGA
- a CDS encoding cobyric acid synthase encodes MAEFEHGGNLKQLAQDAGQAPGNILDFSANINPLGPPDWLRPLISRHISDLAHYPDPGATALANAAADRYHATLEEVLTGNGSTELLSLLTQVAGTARAIIPVPSYSDYGRAARLAGMSLIELPLNESEGFKLDPARLNPLLKTPATVFIGHPNNPTGCLCPAGALHLLAAAHPDSLFIVDEAFGDFVEDFDSLTVNRPANVAVLLSLTKIFAIPGLRLGCLVANASMIQKARERQPLWSVNTLAQAVGAAALEDTAYVARSRTLVRQERDWLLNELSQISGLVPYPGAANFLLARLTGSANNADTLAKQLLKEHGIAIRSCGNFRGLDNRYFRVAVRPRVENERLISALQSVTRTRRPTPTPRRTPAIMFQGTTSNAGKSVITSALCRILLQDGYRVAPFKSQNMSLNSFVTRDGGEMGRAQVVQAQACRIEPDVRMNPVLLKPNSHTGSQVIVMGKPVGNMSVDEYIRYKPEAFKTICRAYDELAADHDVIVLEGAGSPGEVNLKSHDIVNMNMARYAQSPVLLVGDIDRGGVFAAFVGTMEVLTEWERALVAGFVVNRFRGQESLLCDALDYMLRVTGRPVLGVVPNLSNLNLPEEDSVSFKSGVIVHAKQDGAAIEIAVIDLPHISNFTDFDAFKVEPDVHLRIVRSAGELGEPDAVIIPGSKNTLHDLSYLKQTGLADRILRLAAMGETEIVGICGGFQMIGREIEDPDCVETASGRANGLGLLDIRTIMKGEKTLLRVSARHAPSELTVHGYEIHHGQTQSAASPPLFIRTDGESIGVVDTDGRIWGTYLHGVFDADDFRRWFINRLRTRRGLAPMEGTYAAYDIELALNELAGVVRKALRIDEIYRLMGLRK; translated from the coding sequence ATGGCTGAGTTTGAACATGGTGGAAATCTGAAACAGTTGGCACAGGATGCAGGACAAGCCCCGGGCAATATTCTTGATTTCAGCGCCAATATCAATCCCCTCGGCCCGCCCGACTGGCTTCGTCCGCTAATCAGCCGCCACATTTCTGATCTTGCCCACTACCCTGATCCTGGAGCCACCGCCCTGGCAAATGCTGCCGCTGATCGCTACCATGCCACTCTGGAGGAAGTCCTCACCGGAAACGGCTCCACCGAGTTGCTCAGCCTGCTGACCCAGGTCGCCGGAACCGCTCGCGCCATCATCCCTGTTCCCTCTTACAGTGATTACGGCCGTGCAGCCCGTCTCGCCGGCATGAGCCTCATCGAATTGCCCCTGAACGAATCCGAAGGATTCAAACTCGACCCCGCCCGGCTTAACCCTTTGTTGAAGACCCCCGCCACGGTGTTCATCGGCCACCCCAACAATCCGACCGGCTGCCTCTGCCCCGCCGGGGCCCTGCACTTGCTGGCCGCCGCCCACCCTGACAGCCTGTTCATCGTAGATGAGGCATTTGGCGATTTCGTGGAGGATTTCGACAGTCTGACAGTGAATCGGCCCGCCAATGTCGCCGTCCTGCTCTCGCTGACCAAGATCTTTGCCATCCCCGGGCTGCGGCTGGGATGCCTCGTAGCCAATGCCAGCATGATTCAAAAGGCGCGCGAACGCCAGCCGCTCTGGAGTGTCAATACCCTGGCACAGGCCGTGGGCGCGGCCGCCCTTGAGGACACCGCTTACGTGGCACGTTCCCGAACTCTGGTCCGCCAGGAACGGGACTGGTTGCTGAATGAATTGAGTCAAATCAGCGGCCTCGTTCCCTATCCCGGTGCCGCCAATTTCCTTCTAGCCCGGCTAACCGGTTCCGCCAACAACGCCGATACCCTAGCAAAACAACTACTCAAGGAACACGGCATTGCCATCCGGTCATGTGGAAATTTCCGAGGTCTGGACAACCGCTACTTCCGGGTGGCCGTCCGGCCAAGGGTGGAAAATGAGCGCCTCATCAGCGCACTGCAATCCGTCACCAGAACACGGCGCCCCACACCCACCCCGCGCCGCACTCCCGCCATCATGTTCCAGGGAACGACATCAAATGCTGGAAAGAGCGTGATTACGTCCGCGCTTTGCCGCATTCTGCTTCAGGACGGATACCGGGTGGCACCCTTCAAGTCCCAGAACATGTCGCTCAACTCGTTCGTGACGCGCGATGGCGGTGAAATGGGCCGAGCACAGGTGGTTCAGGCGCAGGCCTGCCGGATCGAACCCGACGTTCGGATGAACCCGGTACTGCTCAAGCCCAACTCCCATACAGGCTCCCAGGTTATCGTGATGGGCAAGCCTGTGGGGAATATGTCGGTTGACGAATACATCCGCTATAAACCGGAAGCCTTTAAGACGATCTGCCGGGCCTACGACGAACTGGCGGCCGACCATGATGTCATCGTCCTGGAGGGCGCGGGCAGTCCCGGCGAGGTGAACCTGAAGTCGCACGACATCGTCAACATGAACATGGCCCGCTACGCCCAGTCCCCGGTCTTGCTGGTGGGCGACATTGATCGCGGCGGCGTGTTCGCGGCATTTGTCGGCACCATGGAGGTCCTGACGGAATGGGAACGCGCCCTCGTCGCCGGGTTCGTGGTCAACCGTTTCCGCGGCCAGGAATCCCTGCTGTGTGATGCCCTGGACTACATGCTGCGGGTTACCGGCCGTCCGGTGCTGGGCGTGGTGCCGAACCTATCCAACTTGAATCTTCCCGAAGAGGATTCGGTGTCATTCAAGAGCGGCGTCATAGTCCACGCGAAACAGGACGGGGCGGCGATTGAGATTGCCGTCATTGATCTTCCCCATATTTCCAACTTTACCGATTTCGACGCCTTCAAGGTGGAACCGGACGTTCATTTGCGCATTGTCCGTTCCGCAGGCGAACTGGGCGAACCCGATGCCGTGATCATTCCCGGAAGTAAGAATACCCTGCATGATTTGTCCTACCTAAAACAGACAGGGCTGGCGGATCGCATTCTGCGACTTGCCGCCATGGGCGAAACCGAGATCGTCGGGATCTGCGGCGGATTCCAGATGATCGGCAGGGAGATTGAGGATCCTGATTGCGTGGAAACCGCCAGCGGCCGGGCCAACGGGTTGGGATTGCTTGATATCCGAACCATCATGAAGGGCGAAAAAACCCTGCTTCGCGTCTCGGCACGGCACGCTCCCTCCGAACTCACCGTGCATGGATACGAGATACATCATGGCCAGACCCAATCCGCGGCGTCCCCCCCCCTATTCATCCGGACTGATGGCGAGTCGATTGGCGTGGTCGATACCGACGGCCGCATTTGGGGCACTTATCTGCATGGCGTCTTCGATGCCGACGATTTCCGCCGTTGGTTCATCAATCGCCTGAGGACCCGCCGTGGGCTCGCGCCGATGGAAGGCACCTATGCCGCCTACGATATCGAACTGGCATTGAATGAATTGGCGGGGGTCGTGCGAAAAGCCCTGCGCATCGACGAAATCTACCGGTTGATGGGATTACGAAAATGA